The following are from one region of the Gambusia affinis linkage group LG02, SWU_Gaff_1.0, whole genome shotgun sequence genome:
- the LOC122845795 gene encoding cell wall integrity and stress response component 4-like isoform X2 produces the protein MKPLKITASLLLLLQAFHLVCLQNSTDSPGRTIDKAWLRQLPRNEVQSENAASSGDSGFDQGTDQVTAFNNGLSSGIASGFMAEEEENMTSQDKNAKSSDFSTIMPNAFENETTKEPKLPDTAIYLRNVTTESANSSQTNMTYPEEEFNSTMTADKTTSARGLSNDTNLQSSTTTEKPATTTTVTPEEDERFRNLTENTNTSVTTTAAPQMNGSATITTAAPQMNGSTTITTAAPEIQGSTTKFSTTTEPPSETTQTRSETTTTAVLDTPYSANKKIAIGSDRGSVTDTGMADSETYFRPEKLILMYAPL, from the exons atgaagcctttaaaaatcacagcaaGCCTTCTCCTGCTTCTTCAAGCGTTTCACCTGGTATGCCTGCAAAATTCAACTGACTCTCCGGGACGCACAATTGATAAGGCCTGGCTGCGTCAGCTGCCCAGAAATGAAGTCCAAAGTGAAAATGCTGCATCTAGTGGAGACAGCGGATTTGATCAGGGAACTGATCAGGTAACAGCATTCAACAATGGCTTGAGCAGCGGAATAGCATCTGGCTTCATGGCTGAAGAGGAGGAGAATATGACAAGCCAGGATAAGAATGCAAAATCAAGTGATTTCAGCACAATCATGCCCAatgcatttgaaaatgaaacaactAAAGAACCAAAATTGCCAGACACAGCCATCTATCTGAGAAATGTGACCACAGAGTCTGCAAATTCGAGCCAAACCAACATGACATACCCTGAAGAGGAGTTTAACTCAACTATGACAGCAGACAAGACAACTAGCGCTAGAGGTCTCTCCAATGACACTAACTTACAGTCCtcaacaaccacagaaaaacctgcaacaacaacaaccgtAACACCTGAGGAAGATGAAAGATTCAGAAACCTGACAGAAAATACCAACACATCTGTGACAACCACAGCAGCACCTCAGATGAACGGGTCAGCCACTATAACCACAGCAGCACCTCAGATGAACGGGTCAACCACTATAACCACAGCAGCACCGGAG ATACAGGGGTCAACCACCAAATTTTCAACGACAACTGAGCCACCATCTGAAACCACTCAAACAAGATCTGAAACCACCACCACTGCAGTTTTAGACACACCATATTCGGCTAACAAGAAAATTGCAATCGGCTCGGATCGGGGTTCGGTGACAGACACAGGTATGGCAGACTCCGAAACATATTTCAGACCTGAAAAATTAATTCTTATGTATGCGCCTTTGTAG
- the LOC122845795 gene encoding haze protective factor 1-like isoform X1: protein MKPLKITASLLLLLQAFHLVCLQNSTDSPGRTIDKAWLRQLPRNEVQSENAASSGDSGFDQGTDQVTAFNNGLSSGIASGFMAEEEENMTSQDKNAKSSDFSTIMPNAFENETTKEPKLPDTAIYLRNVTTESANSSQTNMTYPEEEFNSTMTADKTTSARGLSNDTNLQSSTTTEKPATTTTVTPEEDERFRNLTENTNTSVTTTAAPQMNGSATITTAAPQMNGSTTITTAAPEMNGSTTITTAAPEMNGSTTITTAAPQMNGSTTITTAAPEIQGSTTKFSTTTEPPSETTQTRSETTTTAVLDTPYSANKKIAIGSDRGSVTDTGMADSETYFRPEKLILMYAPL from the coding sequence atgaagcctttaaaaatcacagcaaGCCTTCTCCTGCTTCTTCAAGCGTTTCACCTGGTATGCCTGCAAAATTCAACTGACTCTCCGGGACGCACAATTGATAAGGCCTGGCTGCGTCAGCTGCCCAGAAATGAAGTCCAAAGTGAAAATGCTGCATCTAGTGGAGACAGCGGATTTGATCAGGGAACTGATCAGGTAACAGCATTCAACAATGGCTTGAGCAGCGGAATAGCATCTGGCTTCATGGCTGAAGAGGAGGAGAATATGACAAGCCAGGATAAGAATGCAAAATCAAGTGATTTCAGCACAATCATGCCCAatgcatttgaaaatgaaacaactAAAGAACCAAAATTGCCAGACACAGCCATCTATCTGAGAAATGTGACCACAGAGTCTGCAAATTCGAGCCAAACCAACATGACATACCCTGAAGAGGAGTTTAACTCAACTATGACAGCAGACAAGACAACTAGCGCTAGAGGTCTCTCCAATGACACTAACTTACAGTCCtcaacaaccacagaaaaacctgcaacaacaacaaccgtAACACCTGAGGAAGATGAAAGATTCAGAAACCTGACAGAAAATACCAACACATCTGTGACAACCACAGCAGCACCTCAGATGAACGGGTCAGCCACTATAACCACAGCAGCACCTCAGATGAACGGGTCAACCACTATAACCACAGCAGCACCGGAGATGAACGGGTCAACCACTATAACCACAGCAGCACCGGAGATGAACGGGTCAACCACTATAACCACAGCAGCACCTCAGATGAATGGGTCAACCACTATAACCACAGCAGCACCGGAGATACAGGGGTCAACCACCAAATTTTCAACGACAACTGAGCCACCATCTGAAACCACTCAAACAAGATCTGAAACCACCACCACTGCAGTTTTAGACACACCATATTCGGCTAACAAGAAAATTGCAATCGGCTCGGATCGGGGTTCGGTGACAGACACAGGTATGGCAGACTCCGAAACATATTTCAGACCTGAAAAATTAATTCTTATGTATGCGCCTTTGTAG